CTTCCCTTGGCTTGGCTTCGATCCGCGCCCGCGCCGTCTCAATCGCTTCGTGCAACTTCGCGTACATCACCTCTGGCGGGGGCAGAATTGTCAGGTATTCGGCGACGTATATGCCAGCCGAGCCCAATTCCAACAATTCCATTTGTTCCGTGTTTTTTCCCGCACAGAGGATGATGCCAAGCGGTGCATTCTCTCCCGCTTCGAGCTCATGTTGGGCCAGCCATCGTAAGTACAACTCCATCTGGCCTTTGTATTCCGGCTTGAATCGTCCCTGCTTCAATTCGACGACAACCAACCGCTTCAATCTGCGGTTGTAGAACAGCAAGTCCATGTAGAAGTCGTCGCCGTCCACCTGGATACGCTTTTGCCGCGCGATGAACGAAAAGCCCGATCCTAACTCCAGCAAAAATGTCTCCAACTCGCGAAGGATAGCGTCTTCAAGATCACGTTCCAAGAAACGGTCCGTCAGTCCGAGGAAGTCGAGTACATATGGGTCTTTTAGCAGCAAGGACGGCGCGACTTGCGGGACGCCCGGCACGTCAAGCGCCTCCGTCAAATGTTCATGGGTGCCCCAAAGCTCGAACTCTCCGGGAGTGGTAACCACGATGACCGCCCGAATCGGCCACGATCTTGGCGGCGGTGGCAGCATGGGTTGGGACAACACTTTTGCCGGGGCGACAACGAAAAAGAGTGCAATGAGTACAGCTATGACCGAACTGCGGCTTGGGCTGACCACGCTTAGCTCCAGGGGTATGTAGGGTGGGTCGGTCTGGTGGTGGTGCAAATCGAGCGCTCTCATAATTCATGAGGGGAGAGAACTTCTTACGTCGCGTCGAGCCCGCGTGAATGCGCCAACTTATTCACATCTAGTGCCAATTGTCGTCGTCATCGTGCATACGATTTTTGTGATTTCCCTGAGAAGAATCGTCACCAGGGTTTCTTCTTCTTGTCACATCTTCTCCATTCTTGGCGCTGTCGATCTAAATATTTGATTCCTCCAAGGAGGCTCCCAAAATAGAGCAGGCAACTAAGATTCGTCGCCTTCATGTAGAAATCCACCATATTCGCTTAAGGTCTTGACCTTTCCATGACAACTTGGGTGCCCGGTTTCGAATAAAGTTCGTTAGGTCCCGCTAACGATACCTCAGGGATACGGGCGAGAACCGTCGCAACCGTCTTCGCTAAGAGACGTGTAGGGGAATACTGTGAAAAGCGAAAATAACTCGGTCTTGGGCCTCCTTCGCGTCGCAAACGACAAAAGACTTGCGGCTGTCCTCACGTTTGTCTTCGCATGTATTTTCACAGTTGCATGCGCAACTTGGCCAGACATCTATGACTTTGCCCGCACGTCTCAGCCTGAGCCACCGCGGCAGCACCTCACATCGCCCGTTCGCCTCTCCGACGACGTCATGATCATCCTCAGAACCGGCTATATTCTGCGTGAGCGAGGTATACCGGCGTTCAACCGGATTGATGTAGCTCAGCCATCGACGTCCTATATCGCTCCGTATCTGTTTGCCGGTTTGTTAGAGTTGCTTCGACCGAATGTCGCTATTGTTTTCTATGCACTGTTAGGCCTCTTTTCTGTCGCGGGTACAGCGACGATCATCGTCTGGTATTCACGCTCCACCACCAACGCATTGCTTCTCGTGTTATTGCTCCTGTCTACCTCGACCAACCTCATGTTCGCTCTCAATGGCTGGGATCACCTTTTTCAGGGATTCTTCCTGGCATTCGCAACCGCCTTGTCCTTGCAGCCCGGAATGACCTCCCGCAGAATGTTGGCCGCATCCTTTCTTCTGGTTCTCGGCACGCTGTGCCGGCCAGACGGCCTCATCCTTTCGCTTGGAATTCTCGCAGTCCTTTACTTAGCCACAAGGTCCCGCCAATTCATCCTCTTCGGAGCAGCCCCGTACATGGTGCTGGTAGGTGCAGCTCTCGCTCTGAATCTCCATCAGTTTGGCCATCTCACACCGACGACCGCGAGACTCAAGTTCGGCGCCGCACCCTCTCTTGGCTACATCCTCAAATACATCGTCGCGAATGGACTCCTCTCTTACAGCGTTCTGACACTCCTGGTGATGTTGACGGTCTTCTACTTCGCCTTCTCAACCACGGTGCCCAGAGCAAAAGGCCTCATCGTTATCAGTTGCTGCCTGGTGACAGCGGCTATCGCGTTGTATAACAGCGACTGGCTAGGCGGTGCGCGAATGATTTGGTCGCCAGTATGCGTACTGGCAGTCCTGATCGCCGTTTCATCCCCCGCGTTGTTCTCCTCATCCAAACGTCGGCTGGTAGAACTGCTGGACATCGCCCCGATGTACCTGCGTCAACCTTCCGCTTCGCCCTCTCAGCACACAACGGCGGGGTTTCGCGCGTTCCTCGCCTTCATGACGGTAGTCGTCCTGGGCAGCTTGGCTTCTCTTATTGCGCAACGCCACAAGAGCGCTGTCGTCACACAGAATTCGTTCTATGAGTCGCTGACCGCACAACAATTTTTCATTTCGCAATGGATTGCAAGCAATCTGACGCCCGGGGACGGCTCCATCGGATTCTTTCATCTTGGGGTCAGCTACGATCTGCCTCGATTTGAAATTGCTGACTTCAATGGGCTGGCGGATGAATCGATCGCGACGCTCAAAACCAATCCCGGCGGAATGCCTGGGCACAACAAATGGAACGTCAGCAAAACCCTGGACAAGTGGAATCCGCAAGCGATCGTTCCAGGCGGTCCAATCGACCCCACTCGCCCGGAGACAAGAGCGAATTCCCTAACCCATGCTCCCTATCTTTTATCCAATAGCAAAATAACGGGGGAGTACGCCTACTGCTATGTGCCGGATTCTGCGGTCGGTATGCCGGACAAATGGGGCTTCTACCTTCGCAAAGACATCGCAACGCGTCACCTGGATCAACTGAAATGTCCAACGGAACAAGGGAAAAGACAACTTGAGTGGTGAATAGTCACGATGGATGGAAGCAGGACACCGAAGTGGGTCAACTGACCGGATAGGAGCTCGAACACGCGAACGCTATCAGACAGGAGCGATCCCGCTGGGAGAGACGAAGCTGCTGGCT
This is a stretch of genomic DNA from Granulicella sp. WH15. It encodes these proteins:
- a CDS encoding PDDEXK nuclease domain-containing protein, whose amino-acid sequence is MRALDLHHHQTDPPYIPLELSVVSPSRSSVIAVLIALFFVVAPAKVLSQPMLPPPPRSWPIRAVIVVTTPGEFELWGTHEHLTEALDVPGVPQVAPSLLLKDPYVLDFLGLTDRFLERDLEDAILRELETFLLELGSGFSFIARQKRIQVDGDDFYMDLLFYNRRLKRLVVVELKQGRFKPEYKGQMELYLRWLAQHELEAGENAPLGIILCAGKNTEQMELLELGSAGIYVAEYLTILPPPEVMYAKLHEAIETARARIEAKPREESKS